In Pseudobacter ginsenosidimutans, the following are encoded in one genomic region:
- a CDS encoding LytR/AlgR family response regulator transcription factor, whose protein sequence is MKYTAFIADDEVRSRELLQNLLEELCPELTVTGTAATVDEAVKSIHQLQPQILFLDIEMHPGTGFDILQKLSPSASAQVIFTTAYDQYAIRALRISAVDYLLKPIDVQELQSAVQKAIRQINNKQPQQQLQHLLQNLVKQQQDYTISLSTSEGLEFIPIASVLHLEANGAYTVFYLKENRKIMVSKNLKEYESILADHGFFRVHNSHLINLKEVKRYLKTDGGYVVMNDDTSISISPRKKEELLQLLSGRAL, encoded by the coding sequence TTGAAGTATACCGCATTCATTGCCGACGATGAGGTCCGCAGCCGGGAGTTGTTGCAAAACCTGCTGGAAGAACTATGTCCTGAACTGACCGTTACCGGAACTGCCGCTACTGTTGATGAAGCAGTAAAAAGCATTCACCAGCTGCAACCTCAGATACTTTTTCTCGATATCGAAATGCATCCCGGAACGGGATTCGACATATTGCAGAAACTAAGTCCTTCAGCTTCCGCGCAGGTGATCTTCACCACCGCCTACGATCAATATGCCATCAGGGCTTTGCGCATCAGTGCAGTGGACTACCTGCTCAAACCCATCGATGTGCAGGAACTTCAAAGCGCTGTGCAGAAAGCCATCCGCCAGATCAACAATAAACAACCACAGCAACAATTGCAGCACCTGCTGCAAAACCTGGTGAAACAACAACAGGATTACACCATCAGCCTTTCTACTTCCGAAGGACTTGAATTCATCCCTATCGCATCGGTACTGCACCTGGAGGCCAACGGTGCTTACACCGTTTTTTACCTGAAAGAGAACAGGAAGATCATGGTGAGCAAGAACCTGAAAGAATATGAATCGATACTGGCGGACCATGGATTCTTCCGGGTGCACAACTCACATCTCATTAATCTTAAAGAAGTGAAACGCTACCTGAAAACCGATGGTGGTTATGTAGTGATGAACGACGACACCAGCATTTCCATCTCTCCCCGTAAAAAGGAAGAACTGCTTCAACTGCTGTCCGGACGCGCTTTATAG
- a CDS encoding LacI family DNA-binding transcriptional regulator, with amino-acid sequence MKFEAVTIKDIARALGLSTSTVSRALRDSYEISQETKQLVLDCAEKLNYQPNPIALSLKEKRSRSIGVVVCEVANNFFSQIINGIESISYSKGYNVIISQSHESYEREVIDLRYLSSRSVDGLLISVSTETNDISHLKALHERGLPIVFFDRITEEIKTHSVIVDNFKGAYEATEHLVKNGYRRIAAIANSEFLNITSERLAGYKEALLTNGITPSDTYIKHCFYGGMVFSEIEDAVNRLFTLKQKPDAIFTTSDKLTTGLLKTLKRRGLRVPDDIAVVGFSNTDIAELLNPSLTVVRQPAYEIGQAATELLLQLIESKRPIKQFEKRVLTPQLMIGDSSAPKKKK; translated from the coding sequence ATGAAATTTGAAGCAGTAACCATCAAAGATATTGCCCGGGCCCTGGGATTATCCACGTCAACCGTATCGAGAGCGTTGCGGGATAGTTATGAGATCAGCCAGGAAACCAAACAGCTGGTGCTCGATTGTGCGGAGAAGCTGAATTACCAGCCGAATCCCATCGCATTAAGCCTGAAAGAAAAACGCAGCCGCTCCATCGGCGTGGTGGTCTGCGAAGTGGCCAATAATTTCTTTTCACAGATCATCAATGGCATCGAATCCATTTCCTACAGCAAAGGCTACAATGTGATCATCTCACAGAGCCACGAATCCTACGAACGGGAAGTGATCGATCTCCGTTACTTATCTTCCCGGTCTGTAGATGGATTGCTGATCTCCGTGTCTACCGAAACAAATGATATCAGCCATTTGAAGGCGCTGCACGAGCGCGGTCTTCCCATCGTATTCTTCGACCGTATCACGGAAGAGATCAAAACGCACAGCGTGATCGTAGACAATTTCAAGGGCGCCTATGAAGCCACGGAACACCTGGTGAAGAATGGCTACCGCCGCATTGCAGCCATCGCCAATTCAGAGTTCCTCAATATCACCAGCGAAAGGCTGGCCGGCTACAAAGAAGCATTGCTCACAAACGGAATTACCCCCAGCGATACATATATCAAACATTGTTTTTACGGCGGCATGGTGTTCTCGGAGATCGAAGATGCCGTGAACCGGCTCTTCACCCTGAAGCAAAAACCTGATGCGATCTTCACTACCAGCGACAAACTCACAACCGGTCTGCTCAAAACACTGAAGCGCCGCGGCCTTCGCGTACCGGATGATATCGCCGTTGTTGGTTTTTCCAATACCGATATTGCAGAATTGCTGAACCCATCGCTTACCGTGGTGCGCCAGCCGGCCTACGAGATCGGGCAGGCAGCCACAGAACTGCTTTTACAACTGATCGAAAGTAAAAGGCCGATAAAGCAATTCGAGAAACGCGTACTCACTCCGCAGTTGATGATCGGAGATTCCTCTGCACCCAAAAAGAAAAAATAA
- a CDS encoding RagB/SusD family nutrient uptake outer membrane protein — protein sequence MKTRFSHLPLLYLLLVITAFAGGCKKYMEVKPVSQYDLNQAFSDVSNATTALIGVYDELMGDNGYGIRINLYYPYDSDDFMTTGTLDNGRRGIGRYQLLFSNSEIRNPFLQMYRGVEKANLCIEQIPLMPQYESGTDIEKRDLRRLYGEALALRAQYYYELIRNWGDVPAPMIPAYQQKELFVPRSNRDSTYDKIIADLETAIGFLPWRTEVAPRNERISKGAAKALRAKIALFRGGYSLRNETKQMERRPDYLKYYEIARDECADIMARRDQHDLNPDFTNIWKTLSAFSPDPKGEIIFEAGAGGGNSNSDSRMANYDGVRTDAASRYGPGGGGIAALPVYFYAFDSIDTRIESTFGLYQVPANNIKRPQALTSVTNGKYRRDWRNPLLPGQALNVGYNWSFIRFSDVLLMYAEAVNEINGAPTPEAISAFEEVRKRAYRGNTDKIGVTPTDKAGFFTAIVHERRLEFGGEGIRKYDLIRWNLLNAKMNPVTGEIRQDLRDLRDGAGKYANVPVNLYYKNNGEEYGIYGSLYKPNEATAPSGYTRVNWRQDLIRTDNILDVSVAKVHYIDGIAYFFTPNKSELFPFDQATVDSYQGKLTQNPGY from the coding sequence ATGAAAACCCGATTTTCTCATCTTCCCTTACTGTACCTGCTGCTGGTAATAACAGCGTTTGCAGGTGGCTGTAAGAAATATATGGAAGTGAAGCCGGTGTCGCAATACGATCTTAACCAGGCATTCTCAGATGTATCCAATGCCACCACAGCTTTGATCGGCGTGTACGATGAGCTGATGGGAGACAATGGCTACGGCATCCGCATCAACCTGTATTATCCATACGACTCCGATGATTTCATGACAACCGGCACGCTTGATAATGGCCGCCGCGGCATTGGAAGATACCAGTTGCTGTTTTCCAACAGTGAGATCCGCAACCCCTTCCTGCAAATGTATCGTGGTGTTGAAAAAGCAAATCTCTGCATCGAGCAGATCCCGTTGATGCCACAATATGAGAGCGGCACCGATATTGAAAAAAGGGACCTGAGAAGATTGTATGGAGAAGCGCTGGCACTGCGTGCTCAATACTATTACGAATTGATCCGCAACTGGGGAGATGTTCCTGCGCCAATGATCCCCGCATATCAGCAAAAGGAATTGTTCGTGCCCCGTTCCAACAGGGATTCAACATACGACAAGATCATTGCCGACCTGGAAACAGCCATCGGATTCCTGCCCTGGCGCACGGAAGTGGCGCCCAGAAATGAGCGTATCTCCAAAGGCGCAGCCAAAGCGCTCCGCGCAAAGATCGCACTCTTCCGTGGCGGCTACTCCCTTCGCAACGAAACCAAACAAATGGAACGCAGGCCCGATTACCTGAAGTACTATGAGATTGCCCGGGATGAATGTGCCGATATCATGGCCAGAAGAGATCAGCACGATCTCAATCCCGATTTCACCAATATCTGGAAAACACTCAGTGCATTCAGCCCCGACCCAAAAGGTGAGATCATTTTTGAAGCAGGTGCAGGAGGCGGTAATAGCAATTCCGACAGCCGCATGGCCAACTATGATGGTGTGCGTACGGATGCTGCTTCCCGTTATGGTCCGGGAGGTGGAGGTATCGCAGCGCTTCCGGTTTATTTCTATGCTTTCGATTCCATCGATACAAGAATTGAGTCCACATTCGGACTGTACCAGGTTCCTGCCAACAATATCAAAAGGCCGCAGGCCCTCACTTCCGTTACCAATGGCAAATACAGAAGGGATTGGCGCAATCCATTGCTGCCAGGTCAGGCGTTGAACGTGGGCTACAACTGGAGCTTTATCCGCTTTTCGGATGTGTTGCTGATGTATGCTGAAGCAGTGAACGAGATCAATGGCGCTCCCACACCAGAAGCCATCAGTGCTTTTGAAGAAGTGCGCAAGCGTGCTTACAGGGGCAATACAGATAAGATAGGTGTTACGCCCACTGATAAAGCAGGATTCTTTACAGCCATCGTACATGAGCGGAGACTGGAATTTGGCGGCGAAGGCATTCGCAAATATGACCTCATCCGCTGGAACCTGCTGAATGCAAAAATGAACCCGGTAACCGGCGAGATCCGCCAGGACCTCCGCGATCTCAGGGATGGTGCAGGCAAATATGCGAATGTGCCGGTAAACCTTTACTACAAAAATAACGGGGAAGAGTATGGTATCTATGGCTCATTGTACAAGCCAAATGAAGCCACGGCGCCTTCCGGCTATACCAGGGTGAACTGGAGGCAAGACCTGATCAGAACGGATAATATCCTTGATGTAAGCGTTGCCAAAGTGCATTATATCGATGGCATCGCCTATTTCTTCACACCCAACAAAAGCGAACTGTTCCCATTCGATCAGGCCACAGTGGATTCCTACCAGGGTAAGCTCACGCAGAACCCTGGATATTAG
- a CDS encoding SusC/RagA family TonB-linked outer membrane protein, which translates to MKHLSLLLLLVAGLQTISLAQTNQIKGRVTDDSTGAALSDVSVTLPGKTGGTKTNDRGEFTLNIPANSPGKLTLTISLLGYSSQTVTAEPGKNISISLSRTATALEDVVVIGYGTVRRRNLTGSVSSVNSKQLRDVPLSSAAEALTGRLAGVQVTTTEGAPGADVLIRIRGGGSITQDNAPIYIVDGIQVENALSFISPQDIASVDVLKDAATTAIYGARGANGVVIITTKSGKAGKTQVSYNGSFGWREIAKKMDVLNPYDFVMWQWERNKLIPDTSFSRNYGSTWDTMNVYKNSPFINWQEEVFGRKAGYQNHNVSVSGGSQATTFNLSLTSNKEDGIQLETGFDRKIANFKLDHKASDKFKIGFTARYLDQQIQGAGTTNTGTRTTNRLRHSIQYRPYESANAPSVDEFDDELYRNSGNMVNPVLLTQAEYRRQYTRAVNLSGYVSYSILKNLVFRSTIGFDNNNQRTDLFYGKITNTARNNSSLPVASIAQQNSTTFNISNTLQYSLPKFGDHSLDVMVAQEIYETKAKTNTTETRYFPADISPDKALANMGLGSPPPGFQQPRPTSNETPPSRIFSVFGRVNYDWNNKLIAQFTLRADRSSKFKYDNGLLIFPSGSVAYRLIEEKWLSDIAWLSDAKIRAGYGVAGNNRIGDLLYMQLYGVTGEYALGHTVLPGFAPPALANTELKWEKTVSRSVGLDLGFLSNRLQFTVDYYHNKGNDLLLSVAIPPTLGYTSQLQNVGSTSNRGWEFQLNGTPVQRKDFSWTSNFNIAFNKNRVESLGGLKQQTRSAGWQGSDGADDYLVKVGEPVGLMYGFVSDGIFQVSDFDYNAGTGAYTLKAGVANPNAITGLVRPGTMRIKDINGDGRITNDSDRVVLGNANPKFTGGWNNQFQYKNFDLSVFVNFVYGNDVYNANKIEWTDASFPHLNMLSVMKDRWRNIDDNGNLVTDPAELTKLNPNPKMWTPNNGQRYFLTSYAIEDGSFLRLNNITLGYTLPKKISTKARISNLRVYGTVNNLHTWTNYSGYDPEVTARRTDPLTPGVDFAAYPRAVTWVFGLNVTF; encoded by the coding sequence ATGAAGCACCTTTCTCTGCTGTTGCTCCTGGTTGCAGGGTTACAGACCATTTCATTGGCGCAGACCAACCAGATCAAAGGCCGGGTCACAGACGACAGTACCGGCGCTGCGCTATCCGATGTTTCTGTAACACTCCCGGGAAAAACCGGCGGCACCAAAACAAACGACAGGGGCGAGTTCACGCTGAACATCCCTGCCAACTCACCCGGGAAATTAACCCTGACCATCAGTCTTCTCGGTTATTCATCACAGACAGTTACTGCTGAACCAGGAAAAAACATCAGCATCTCTTTGAGCCGGACTGCCACCGCGCTTGAGGATGTGGTGGTGATCGGTTACGGAACTGTTCGCAGGCGCAATCTTACAGGTTCAGTTTCTTCCGTCAACTCCAAACAATTGCGCGATGTTCCCCTTTCCTCCGCTGCGGAAGCGCTCACCGGCCGACTTGCAGGCGTTCAGGTAACCACTACGGAAGGAGCGCCCGGAGCCGATGTGCTGATCCGTATCCGCGGAGGCGGCTCCATCACGCAGGATAATGCGCCTATCTATATCGTAGACGGTATCCAGGTGGAGAATGCCCTTTCATTCATCTCCCCGCAGGACATCGCGAGTGTGGACGTATTGAAAGATGCGGCCACCACTGCCATCTACGGCGCACGCGGCGCCAACGGCGTGGTGATCATCACCACCAAATCCGGCAAAGCCGGCAAAACACAGGTGAGCTATAACGGCTCATTCGGATGGAGGGAGATCGCAAAAAAAATGGACGTACTCAATCCATATGATTTCGTAATGTGGCAATGGGAGAGGAATAAGCTCATCCCCGATACCAGCTTCAGCCGTAATTACGGCTCTACCTGGGATACGATGAACGTATACAAGAACTCACCATTCATCAACTGGCAGGAAGAAGTGTTTGGAAGAAAGGCCGGCTACCAGAACCATAACGTCTCCGTGAGCGGAGGCAGCCAGGCCACCACCTTCAACCTCAGTCTTACCAGTAATAAAGAAGATGGTATCCAGCTGGAAACAGGATTCGACAGAAAGATTGCCAATTTCAAACTCGATCATAAGGCCAGCGATAAATTCAAGATCGGCTTCACCGCACGTTATCTCGATCAGCAGATCCAGGGCGCAGGCACCACCAATACCGGAACCCGCACCACCAACCGTCTTCGTCACAGTATCCAGTACAGACCCTACGAATCTGCCAATGCACCTTCCGTGGATGAATTCGATGATGAGCTCTACAGGAATTCCGGCAATATGGTGAACCCTGTATTGCTGACGCAGGCTGAATACCGCAGACAGTACACCAGGGCTGTGAACCTGAGCGGTTATGTTTCCTACAGTATCCTGAAGAATCTCGTTTTCAGGTCTACCATCGGTTTCGATAACAATAACCAGCGTACAGACCTGTTCTATGGAAAGATCACCAATACGGCGCGAAACAATTCATCCTTACCCGTGGCCAGCATTGCACAACAGAACTCAACTACCTTCAATATCTCCAACACACTGCAGTATTCCCTGCCAAAGTTCGGCGATCATTCACTGGATGTAATGGTAGCCCAGGAGATCTATGAAACGAAGGCGAAGACCAATACAACCGAAACAAGATATTTCCCCGCGGATATTTCACCAGACAAGGCGCTGGCCAATATGGGACTGGGTTCACCGCCTCCCGGCTTCCAGCAGCCCAGGCCAACCAGTAACGAAACGCCGCCCAGCCGCATCTTCTCCGTATTCGGAAGAGTGAACTACGACTGGAACAATAAACTGATCGCGCAATTCACATTGCGTGCAGACAGGTCCAGCAAATTCAAATACGATAATGGCCTCCTCATCTTCCCTTCAGGTTCCGTGGCCTATCGCCTGATCGAAGAGAAATGGCTCAGTGATATTGCCTGGCTTTCCGATGCCAAGATCCGCGCCGGATATGGTGTGGCTGGTAACAATCGTATCGGAGACCTGCTTTATATGCAACTCTATGGTGTAACCGGTGAATATGCGCTTGGTCATACCGTACTTCCCGGTTTTGCACCTCCGGCTTTGGCCAATACAGAACTGAAATGGGAGAAGACAGTATCCCGCAGTGTGGGCCTCGATCTCGGCTTCCTCAGCAACAGGCTGCAATTCACCGTGGATTACTACCATAATAAAGGCAATGACCTGCTGCTTTCTGTTGCCATCCCTCCAACTCTCGGTTATACATCACAGTTGCAGAACGTTGGTTCCACTTCCAACAGGGGATGGGAATTCCAGCTGAACGGTACACCTGTTCAGCGCAAAGATTTCTCATGGACTTCCAATTTCAATATCGCTTTCAACAAGAACAGGGTGGAAAGCCTCGGTGGCCTCAAACAACAGACCCGCAGTGCAGGCTGGCAGGGATCTGATGGCGCCGACGATTATCTTGTGAAAGTAGGAGAGCCCGTTGGCCTGATGTACGGATTTGTGAGCGATGGCATATTCCAGGTTTCGGATTTCGATTACAATGCTGGCACCGGGGCATATACGCTCAAGGCAGGTGTCGCCAACCCCAATGCCATCACCGGCCTGGTAAGGCCCGGTACCATGCGGATCAAAGATATCAACGGCGATGGCCGGATCACAAACGATTCAGACCGCGTGGTGCTCGGTAATGCAAACCCCAAATTCACCGGTGGATGGAACAACCAGTTCCAATATAAAAATTTCGATCTGAGTGTGTTCGTGAATTTCGTATATGGCAACGATGTATACAATGCGAATAAGATCGAATGGACAGACGCCAGCTTTCCGCATCTCAACATGTTGTCTGTGATGAAAGACAGATGGAGGAATATCGATGACAATGGCAACCTGGTTACAGATCCTGCGGAGCTGACCAAGCTCAACCCAAATCCAAAGATGTGGACGCCCAACAATGGCCAGCGCTACTTCCTCACCAGTTATGCTATCGAGGATGGTTCCTTCCTGAGGCTGAACAATATCACGCTCGGTTATACCCTGCCAAAAAAGATCAGCACCAAAGCAAGGATCTCCAATCTCAGGGTATACGGCACCGTTAATAACCTGCATACCTGGACAAACTACAGTGGATATGATCCTGAAGTAACAGCCAGGAGAACAGACCCACTGACGCCAGGGGTTGATTTTGCAGCCTATCCCCGCGCTGTTACCTGGGTGTTTGGCCTGAACGTTACATTTTAA